Proteins from a single region of Ananas comosus cultivar F153 linkage group 3, ASM154086v1, whole genome shotgun sequence:
- the LOC109707017 gene encoding auxin-responsive protein SAUR32-like, translating to MQQQQQQQQQRQEERAGMPPKGCVAVRVGREGEERRRFVVSLEQLSHPLFAELLDEAEREYGFEQKGAIVIPCHIDYFCRVQGMIDRDRHRDHHHHHHHHHHSSRHGQHGQHGHLHLPRFAGCFRA from the coding sequence atgcagcagcagcagcagcagcagcagcagaggcaAGAGGAGAGGGCAGGGATGCCGCCGAAGGGGTGCGTGGCGGTGCGGGtggggagggagggggaggagcggcggcggttCGTGGTGTCGCTGGAGCAGCTGAGTCATCCATTGTTCGCAGAGCTTTTGGATGAAGCGGAAAGAGAGTATGGATTCGAGCAGAAGGGTGCGATCGTAATCCCGTGTCACATCGACTACTTCTGCCGGGTCCAGGGCATGATCGATCGCGATCGTCATCGCGATCATCACCACCATCACCATCACCATCATCACAGTAGCCGGCACGGTCAGCACGGGCAGCACGGGCACCTGCATCTCCCGAGGTTTGCTGGGTGTTTCAGGGCTTGA
- the LOC109708044 gene encoding NAD(P)H-quinone oxidoreductase subunit M, chloroplastic-like isoform X1, whose amino-acid sequence MASTASSFLSPAGLSVQGWAMKRKAGRSSRSLSVAAQQQQQQQQQQQELLQEQEQQKPSDQTSLPQQQQQQKPAAAAAGVQQQQKPAAAAAGVQQQRLAKSKNMSREYGGQWLSSVTRHVRIYAAYIDPVTHAFDQTQMDKLTLLLDPGNEFVWSPEACQKVYSCFQELVDHYEGAPLSEYTLRLIGSDLEHYIRKLLYDGEIKYNMNARVLNFSMGKPRVKFNSSQIPNVQ is encoded by the exons ATGGCTTCCACAGCTTCCTCATTCCTCTCCCCAGCTGGTCTATCAGTCCAAGGCTGGGCAATGAAGAGAAAAGCCGGACGATCGAGCCGGTCGCTGTCTGTAGCcgcgcagcagcagcagcagcagcagcagcagcagcaagaacTGCTCCAAGAACAAGAACAGCAGAAGCCAAGTGATCAAACCAGCttgccgcagcagcagcagcagcagaagccggcagcagcagcagctggtgtgcagcagcagcagaagccggcagcagcagcagctggtGTGCAGCAGCAGCGGCTGGCGAAGAGTAAGAACATGAGCAGGGAGTACGGCGGGCAGTGGCTGAGCAGCGTCACGCGCCACGTGAGGATCTATGCGGCGTACATCGACCCCGTCACCCACGCCTTCGACCAGACCCAGATGGACAAGCTCACCCTCCTCCTCGACCCCGGCAACGAGTTCGTGTGGAGCCCCGAGGCATGCCAGAAGGTCTATTCCTGCTTCCAGGAGCTCGTCGACCATTACGAG GGAGCTCCCCTGTCGGAGTACACGCTCCGTTTAATAGGTTCGGACCTCGAGCACTACATACGCAAGTTGCTCTATGACGGGGAGATCAAGTACAACATGAATGCGCGGGTCCTCAACTTCAGCATGGGAAAGCCGCGTGTCAAATTCAACAGCAGCCAAATCCCAAATGTACAATAG
- the LOC109708044 gene encoding NAD(P)H-quinone oxidoreductase subunit M, chloroplastic-like isoform X3: protein MASTASSFLSPAGLSVQGWAMKRKAGRSSRSLSVAAQQQQQQQQQQQELLQEQEQQKPSDQTSLPQQQQQKPAAAAAGVQQQRLAKSKNMSREYGGQWLSSVTRHVRIYAAYIDPVTHAFDQTQMDKLTLLLDPGNEFVWSPEACQKVYSCFQELVDHYEGAPLSEYTLRLIGSDLEHYIRKLLYDGEIKYNMNARVLNFSMGKPRVKFNSSQIPNVQ, encoded by the exons ATGGCTTCCACAGCTTCCTCATTCCTCTCCCCAGCTGGTCTATCAGTCCAAGGCTGGGCAATGAAGAGAAAAGCCGGACGATCGAGCCGGTCGCTGTCTGTAGCcgcgcagcagcagcagcagcagcagcagcagcagcaagaacTGCTCCAAGAACAAGAACAGCAGAAGCCAAGTGATCAAACCAGCttgccgcagca gcagcagcagaagccggcagcagcagcagctggtGTGCAGCAGCAGCGGCTGGCGAAGAGTAAGAACATGAGCAGGGAGTACGGCGGGCAGTGGCTGAGCAGCGTCACGCGCCACGTGAGGATCTATGCGGCGTACATCGACCCCGTCACCCACGCCTTCGACCAGACCCAGATGGACAAGCTCACCCTCCTCCTCGACCCCGGCAACGAGTTCGTGTGGAGCCCCGAGGCATGCCAGAAGGTCTATTCCTGCTTCCAGGAGCTCGTCGACCATTACGAG GGAGCTCCCCTGTCGGAGTACACGCTCCGTTTAATAGGTTCGGACCTCGAGCACTACATACGCAAGTTGCTCTATGACGGGGAGATCAAGTACAACATGAATGCGCGGGTCCTCAACTTCAGCATGGGAAAGCCGCGTGTCAAATTCAACAGCAGCCAAATCCCAAATGTACAATAG
- the LOC109708044 gene encoding NAD(P)H-quinone oxidoreductase subunit M, chloroplastic-like isoform X2 — MASTASSFLSPAGLSVQGWAMKRKAGRSSRSLSVAAQQQQQQQQQQQELLQEQEQQKPSDQTSLPQQQQQKPAAAAAGVQQQRLAKSKNMSREYGGQWLSSVTRHVRIYAAYIDPVTHAFDQTQMDKLTLLLDPGNEFVWSPEACQKVYSCFQELVDHYEGAPLSEYTLRLIGSDLEHYIRKLLYDGEIKYNMNARVLNFSMGKPRVKFNSSQIPNVQ; from the exons ATGGCTTCCACAGCTTCCTCATTCCTCTCCCCAGCTGGTCTATCAGTCCAAGGCTGGGCAATGAAGAGAAAAGCCGGACGATCGAGCCGGTCGCTGTCTGTAGCcgcgcagcagcagcagcagcagcagcagcagcagcaagaacTGCTCCAAGAACAAGAACAGCAGAAGCCAAGTGATCAAACCAGCttgccgca gcagcagcagcagaagccggcagcagcagcagctggtGTGCAGCAGCAGCGGCTGGCGAAGAGTAAGAACATGAGCAGGGAGTACGGCGGGCAGTGGCTGAGCAGCGTCACGCGCCACGTGAGGATCTATGCGGCGTACATCGACCCCGTCACCCACGCCTTCGACCAGACCCAGATGGACAAGCTCACCCTCCTCCTCGACCCCGGCAACGAGTTCGTGTGGAGCCCCGAGGCATGCCAGAAGGTCTATTCCTGCTTCCAGGAGCTCGTCGACCATTACGAG GGAGCTCCCCTGTCGGAGTACACGCTCCGTTTAATAGGTTCGGACCTCGAGCACTACATACGCAAGTTGCTCTATGACGGGGAGATCAAGTACAACATGAATGCGCGGGTCCTCAACTTCAGCATGGGAAAGCCGCGTGTCAAATTCAACAGCAGCCAAATCCCAAATGTACAATAG
- the LOC109708043 gene encoding matrix metalloproteinase-2-like has protein sequence MGDDADPDYKLFLEHLRVDGKSYVLEMICEDSRSHLRIKYEDDEDSSDIIQSHRSGDGSANGPSSCPSEKKTTTTTTKRTRAGSGSNSSEIAACCPEPADQFDVRISMFDDSYRIFLDHVRVVDGKMVLELDNNVVVRYEEEEEEEEEEEEKEKEKEEEKNEEEEDVKEEEIKEQERQEELLVESEVVEKESERGSNEMALKLTDLSNESPKTPANVPTLKNDGCPEEILGRVPSEFKSRLMSVLRQPFDQSEYDDLMAMATRRIRITKFKELRNMSIPYSTNALGYSYFDHYPDLARQMECADPHRGLSLLRGFFFWLQNVGHEGAFMPWVAASTSYKSVPYNDCKKTVSHQSSN, from the exons ATGGGCGACGACGCCGACCCCGATTACAAGCTCTTCCTCGAGCACCTCCGCGTCGATGGCAAATCCTACGTTCTCGAGATGATCTGCGAGGATTCGCGATCGCATTTGCGTATCAAGTACGAGGATGACGAGGATTCGAGCGACATCATCCAATCTCATCGCAGCGGAGACGGCAGCGCGAACGGGCCGAGTTCCTGCCCTAgcgagaagaagacgacgacgacgacgacgaagcgGACGAGGGCGGGTTCGGGATCGAACTCGAGCGAGATAGCCGCTTGTTGCCCTGAACCCGCCGATCAGTTTGATGTTCGGATCTCGATGTTCGACGATAGCTATCGGATTTTCTTGGATCACGTCCGGGTTGTGGATGGGAAAATGGTCCTTGAATTGGATAACAATGTGGTTGTTAGGtatgaagaggaggaggaggaggaggaagaagaagaagaaaaagaaaaagaaaaagaagaggagaagaatgaggaggaagaagatgtcaaagaagaagaaatcaagGAGCAAGAGAGGCAAGAGGAGTTGTTAGTTGAATCTGAAGTTGTCGAAAAAGAAAGCGAACGTGGATCGAATGAGATGGCGCTGAAGCTTACGGACCTTTCTAATGAGTCTCCGAAGACCCCCGCTAACGTTCCC ACCTTGAAAAACGATGGCTGTCCCGAAGAGATCCTTGGTAGGGTACCATCTGAGTTCAAGAGCAGGCTGATGAGTGTACTTCGACAGCCATTCGATCAGAGTGAATATGATGATCTTATGGCAATGGCGACTCGTCGCATACGTATAACGAAGTTCAAGGAGTTGCGAAACATGTCCATACCTTATTCAACAAATGCGTTGGGCTATTCATATTTTGATCATTACCCAG ATCTTGCCAGACAGATGGAATGTGCTGATCCTCACAGGGGATTGAGTCTGTTGCGTGGGTTCTTCTTTTGGTTACAG AATGTTGGCCATGAAGGAGCATTTATGCCCTGGGTGGCTGCATCCACAAGCTACAAGTCAGTGCCTTACAATGATTGCAAGAAAACAGTTTCGCACCAgagttcaaattga